Proteins found in one Vespula pensylvanica isolate Volc-1 chromosome 10, ASM1446617v1, whole genome shotgun sequence genomic segment:
- the LOC122632420 gene encoding nuclear RNA export factor 1-like: MPKKSGKSVWGNRGGRANNSEDKHYFGHDDRLVRMEGRLYSNRPRVSFKPQPRPNRDIPRSLLEAYLDDDIPMGANSNNNNNNNNNRQVIVRGRGRGLSRGRNSPLPPRGFRGGILPRPQLTLGEANWYKIIIPYGQKYTKDYVINNLLSYIAPETFVPIMYKAMGSEAVFYVDDHKTANALLNCDRKITTTDGFKLQVRVKPGFPQCEINDKLKERLKQAMVKRYVQENNALDLSRFHQDPDLVTDYFCALFRPVMLLTVLDIVSEHIPTLEALNLDGNKLNLIERLNVLHKKFPKLKILYIGDNKIREINQLDVLKDLKLEELRLAGNPVCVKYKSRQSDYISDVRKKFPKLLRLDGMELPRPILFDVVDDTSKIPPTQRIFTTDTKAQEVASQFLQQYFMIFDSANRQPLLDAYDEHACFSLTVTTHAHNANKLSTYILENRNLFRINDTNKRQKLLKQGRLPVVSFISEMPQTRHYLHTFTMDISLVTEGMMLITVTGLFKELNSKDEPVRYFNRTFIIVPKGNGYCILNEQLHISHPTEMQHKLLSNHSAEAQMSEGPSISKTSNSGVETTVPQLSEEVKQQMTVTLSQQTNMNLEWSLKCLQEVQWNYENAVSAFQEFFKRGQIPPEAFSK; the protein is encoded by the exons atgcCCAAAAAATCCGGTAAATCCGTGTGGGGTAATCGAGGAGGACGAGCAAATAATTCTGAAGACAAACATTACTttg gACATGACGATAGACTTGTCAGAATGGAAGGAAGATTATATAGCAATAGACCTCGTGTATCGTTTAAGCCACAACCAAGGCCTAATAGAGATATACCAAGAAGTTTGTTAGAGGCTTATTTAGATGATGATATTCCAATGGGTgcaaattcaaataataacaataataacaataataatagacaAGTCATTgtaagagggagaggaagaggctTGTCTAGAGGTAGAAATAGCCCTTTACCACCTAGAGGTTTTCGAGGAGGTATACTCCCTAGACCACAACTTACTCTTGGAGAAGCTAATTGGTACAAAATTATT ataccATATGgacaaaaatatacaaaagattatgtaataaataatcttttgaGTTATATTGCCCCAGAAACTTTTGTGCCAATTATG tatAAAGCTATGGGGAGTGAAGCCGTTTTCTATGTCGATGATCACAAAACAGCAAATGCACTTCTTAATTGTGATCGTAAAATTACCACAACAGATGGTTTTAAGCTTCAAGTTAGGGTTAAACCAGGATTTCCTCAATGTGAAATTAATGATAAgctaaaagaaagattaaagcAAGCTATGGTAAAACGATATGTTCAAGAAAACAATGCTTTAGATTTGTCAAGATTTCATCAAGATCCAG ATCTTGTCACTGACTATTTTTGTGCATTGTTTCGACCAGTTATGTTACTAACTGTATTGGACATTGTCTCAGAACATATTCCCACATTAGAAGCTTTAAATTTAGATGGCAACAAacttaatttaattgaaagaCTCAATGTgcttcataaaaaatttccaaaattgaaaatattgtatataggTGATAATAAG ataagagaaattaatcaattagacgttttgaaagatttaaaattagaagaattaCGGCTAGCTGGAAATCCTGTGTGCGTCAAATATAAGTCTCGACAGAGTGATTATATTAG TGATGTGCGGAAAAAGTTTCCCAAGCTCCTAAGACTg gaTGGTATGGAGCTACCACGTCCAATCTTATTCGATGTTGTGGATGATACTTCAAAGATACCTCCTACCCAACGAATATTCACTACAGATACCAAGGCCCAAGAAGTAGCAAGTCAATTTCTGCAACAGTATTTCATGATTTTCGATAGTGCTAATCGCCAACCACTGCTAGATGCTTACGACGAACATGCATGCTTCAGTTTAACAGTAACTACTCATGCTCATAATGCCAATAA attaagtacatacatcttggaaaatagaaatttatttagaataaatgatactaataaaagacaaaaattattaaaacaaggAAGATTGCCTGTGGTTTCATTTATCTCAGAAATGCCACAAACTAGACATTATCTACACACATTCACAATGGATATTAGTCTAGTTACt gAAGGAATGATGTTAATTACAGTAACCGGATTATTTAAAGAGCTGAATAGTAAAGATGAACCAGTACGGTATTTTAACAGGACATTTATTATAGTGCCAAAGGGAAACGGATATTGTATTCTTAATGAACAGTTACATATCAGTCATCCAACTGAAATGCAACATAAACTTTTATCAAATCATTCTGCAGAAGCACAAATGTCCGAAGGCCCCTCGATATCTAAAACCTCAAATTCTGGTGTAGAAACAACGGTTCCTCAATTATCAGAAGAAGTAAAACAACAAATGACTGTAACATTAAGTCAGCAGACAAACATGAATCTGGAATGGAGTTTAAAATGTTTGCAAGAAGTTCAATGGAATTATGAAAATGCTGTATCTGCatttcaagaatttttcaaGCGAGGACAAATACCACCAGAAGCGTTTAGTAAGTAA